Within the Candidatus Rokuibacteriota bacterium genome, the region GACAGCGGTGCCCTACCACGTGGGACACGCCTGTCCAACTCAGTCGTTCAGATGCCGTGCTCCCGGAGCCTCCGGAAGAGGGTCCGGTAGTTCATCTGCAGGAGGCGGCTCAGGGCGCGCTTGTTGCCGCGGGTCCACTCCAGCAGTCGAACGAGGAGATCTCGCTCGACTCCCCCCACGAGCTCCTCCATGACCAGGCGGAACGGCCGCCCGCCTTCCAGGGTCGTCACGAGTTGCTCCAGTGTGGGCAGGGCGGGCTGTTCGAGAGACAAGGCCTGCCCCATCCGCGGCCGCTCCAGGTCCCTGGCATCGATCCGGCTGCCATCGACCAGGATCGCGGCCCGGCGGATCGCGTTCCGGAGCTCCCGCACGTTGCCGGGCCAGGGTTCCTGCACCAACAGGGCTCGGGCCTCCGGCGACAGGAGCAGGGGCGGCCGGTCAAGCTCCCGGCAAGCCTCCGCCAGCAAACGCTCCGCCAGGTACTCGATATCCTCCCGGCGCTCGCGCAGGGGAGGGATGAAGATCTCGAACTCCGCCAGGCGCTGGTATACGTCCCGCCGGAACCGCCCGCCTTCAACCTCCTGCCTCAGGGCCGAGTTCGAGGCCGCGACGATTCGTACATCGACCTCCACTGGGCGCTCCGCCCCGACGGGCCAGATGTGCCGCTCTTCCAGGGCGCGCAGCAGCTTGGCCTGCAGCCCCCGGTGGAGGTTCGTGATCTCGTCGAGGAAGAGGGTGCCGCCGCGGGCCAGCTCGAAGTAGCCCCGGCGCCGACTGGTCGCCCCCGTGAACGCCCCCCGCTCGTGCCCGAACAGCTCGCTCTCCAGCAAGGTATCGGGGATCGCCCCACAGTCCACGGCCACGAGCGGCTGTCCGGCCCGGCGACTCATCCGATGGATCGCTTCCGCCACCAGCTCCTTGCCAGTCCCCGTCTCGCCCTGGATCAAGACAGAGAAGTCCGTGGCGGCCACCCGTTGGATGTTCATGAGCATCCGCCGGACGGCCATCCCCCGGCCCATGCGTGTCAGGAGGTCCTGGCTGACCGGATCCGGCTCCTCGATCTCTCGGAGGTTCGACTTCCGGTGCCGGCGGATGGCCTCCAGGAAGTCCTCCCGCAGGATCGGCTTGAGCAGGAAGTCCGTGGCCCCACCTTTCATGGCCGCGATGATCACCCACGGCTCCGCCTGCCCTGACAACATGATCACCGGCGTGGGATGGGGGCTGCGTATGATGTGCGCCAGGACCTGCAGGCCGTCGCGGTGCGGCATCGCGACATCGAGCACGGCTAGCTCCGGCTGCAGCGCCTCGAACCGCTCCAGCGCCTCTATCCCATCGGATGCCGGGATCACCCCCCAGCCCTCCCGGCGGAGGTATGCCTCAAGGAGATGCAGCACTCCGGGGTCGTCGTCCGCGACCAGCACGCGAAAGTCCACGGTCCCCCCCTCCGCTCCTGGACACCGGCTCTGGCCGCACGGTGCGCCGTTGCACACGTGGAACACGACGCCGAGCAAGAATCGCGCCCCCATGATCCCGGGACCACGTCGGGGGCCTAACCCCCGGGATCTCCGCGCGTTGCTGCTCTCGAGATGGAATCGGGCTCTCCGAGCAGCGGAGACCATCCGCGTTGCGCAGAATGACGCTACCGTCAACGATCTAACGGGTCCCCTATGAAATGTGACTAACTAGAATAATCTCGATAATGCTCTGTATACTCAGCTTCGGGAGGTCCACCCGCACGACAACCTCGACATCGAGGACGGTGTGACGGTGGACGTTGACGCGGACGGGCACATCGTTGGCGTGGAGACCCTCAACATCACCAACTGTTATTGACACGCGATCGGTGCTCCCATACGATGACTTTCGAGGGTAGAGATGAGTCGAGTGATTCGGGCTGTTTTTGAAAATGGGGTCCTTCGACCGTTGGAGCCGTTGGATCTGCCCGACCGAAGCGAAGTGGAACTCGCCATCCAGGCTCCAAACCACTGGGCGAAGGAGTTCAGGGAGCTCTTGGCTCGGATCCACGCGAAAACCGGCCGTTTCTCCGGTGAAGAGATCGAGGCTGATATCACAGCGGCCAGCCGGGAATCCCAGGGCGGATGA harbors:
- a CDS encoding sigma-54-dependent Fis family transcriptional regulator, whose product is MDFRVLVADDDPGVLHLLEAYLRREGWGVIPASDGIEALERFEALQPELAVLDVAMPHRDGLQVLAHIIRSPHPTPVIMLSGQAEPWVIIAAMKGGATDFLLKPILREDFLEAIRRHRKSNLREIEEPDPVSQDLLTRMGRGMAVRRMLMNIQRVAATDFSVLIQGETGTGKELVAEAIHRMSRRAGQPLVAVDCGAIPDTLLESELFGHERGAFTGATSRRRGYFELARGGTLFLDEITNLHRGLQAKLLRALEERHIWPVGAERPVEVDVRIVAASNSALRQEVEGGRFRRDVYQRLAEFEIFIPPLRERREDIEYLAERLLAEACRELDRPPLLLSPEARALLVQEPWPGNVRELRNAIRRAAILVDGSRIDARDLERPRMGQALSLEQPALPTLEQLVTTLEGGRPFRLVMEELVGGVERDLLVRLLEWTRGNKRALSRLLQMNYRTLFRRLREHGI
- a CDS encoding DUF2283 domain-containing protein, with translation MYTQLREVHPHDNLDIEDGVTVDVDADGHIVGVETLNITNCY
- a CDS encoding antitoxin family protein, which produces MSRVIRAVFENGVLRPLEPLDLPDRSEVELAIQAPNHWAKEFRELLARIHAKTGRFSGEEIEADITAASRESQGG